From the Glycine max cultivar Williams 82 chromosome 11, Glycine_max_v4.0, whole genome shotgun sequence genome, the window AACGTCGGGGATTAAATTTGATGAATCATAACTTACTTCTATATATAGATCAAACTAATGAGTGAAGATCATGTGCCAATTCTAATTTGTCTAtgctattattactattaacatGACAATCACGTATAGCAGTAGATTATCAATTTCATTTATTGgatgaaaaaaagtttttaGGAAACCAATAAAATATGTGGGTTATGTTCTGTAAATTCCAAAATCTACGTACTGGCCAACGACTGGCTTTTTGGAGCTGAGAAACTCCTTCTTCTGCCCGGTTGAAGTAGAATCTTGTCCTTGAAATCTGATATTTCATAAAGTTTCTCCATTTTTCACTGACCTTTCTTGAAAAAACATCCTTGTCACATAATTCAAATTGGGCTAGTTCGTCTTGGGGAAGGTACACTCTATCTCTTAAtgcactaattaattaaaagagtatggtcatatatatatatatatatatatatatatacatatatagtaaGTAGAAGAGGAgtcaattaatatataaagtGAAGAAAACGAACTTACTCCTCCCCCACATCTCTAAGAatgtttgtgagttgatttccTACACCCAGATATAGTGCAACATCATATACACTTTGAATTGGGATGACAGACTCCTGGGCAATGCCCATTATCGGAACAGTCATTAAGCCCACAGTTCCCGCCACATAGTAGCAGTAAAGATATAACTCTTGAAAATTGTTGTATTGGGCTTTCCTCGTATCCATTCTCATGTTTTGTATCATGTCCCTGAAAGGTTGTAATTAATGAAAGACAAGAGTAAGTACTTCATTAAGCTAGCCGATTCTGATccagataaataaataattctggTGGTAATAAGTAATGACCTTAATATCCAagggaaacttggagacgataTCAGTAAGAGCAGCATCAAGCATATCATAGGGTTGTCCATTAAAAATGTCGTGCAATCTATCTTCCCACCTATCAAGAATAGCAGAGCTCATATACACCGCGTTAGGATCATCAACAAGTCCATCCATCCTCCTGCACCAAACTGAAGAGAAGCTAGTATTTCAGTAAAGGTTTCACGTACTATACAAAGCTACCTCATGATCTAATTGTTTGCAATTCTAgtgttatatattaatttaccaTAAATTGCACATATAGCTTTCTGTCTTTCTTCTGTCATAAGCAAGTTTCTTGTTAATTTAGAATTAATGGGTTGTGTCAGCCAAATAGCAGTaacacaaattaagaaaatagtgGATTTGCTTTGTAGCTACGTACCTAGATAAAAGGTCTTGGCATATTCCGCGCAAATATTTCTGCACATTTCATAGGCATCATTAAGAAAAATGGGCTTAAACAGTGGCTTAAGCTTGCTACAAGGACTAATGATCTGAGACTACCTGTGAACAACCTCTTGTACAGCAAGAGGAACTCCTTGTTTTGACAATCGGAGAATTCCTCTTTGTTTGGGAGCCACATTTACTTCCGACCTAATTATAACACCAAATCTTCTACGACCACAACATGGTTTCCTATTGCTCCCAGTATTGATCATGGAACAAGGCTTTGCTGTCATCAGTGAACAAAATGATAAACTCATCCCACTATTTCTATTCTCAAGGCTTTAATTAGCTTACTAGTTCACTTGGGAATTGGGATATATCTTGCTGCTAACTCAATGTGGCTGGAGGAGCCTATCAACTATATAATTAGATATGGTTCTTGTATAATAGGGTGTAAACACCAACAAACATTTCAATGGCAATTTCGGGTAGCATAGAATATTCTTATGTAAGATTGATGCTTcaaattgcattttatttttcaccccTAACGAATGAAACAACGGAACTTCTATAATTAAGCACCAAGCTTATGCAAATAAACAAAGTTCtggaatatttatatatatttaattagtttgGTTTGAGAAAGAACGGGGCTTACAAAGATGCTGCTTTTGTCCTGTAAATTTTCTCTTGCAATTGTGTCTTCTAGTTCAGTTCCCTGTAAAGAATCTTAGTCATTCGTGATGCCTTCTCGAACTCCTATAATACATCCTCCGTCCTTCCATATCCCTTTCCTTGGCcagtccattttttttttgttacgtaCAATCAATCCTTCGCTAATTAATTATCCTTTATTGGCCGAACTTTAGAATCTGCCATTTGTATGGCCCTACCCCTTGCCCTCAATGTACAACCACCTAGCTGACTTTTTTTAAAGTGTGATGATAAATCGATCCAAATTTCAATCCAATGTAAACTGCAAAAATCatccaaaaatttgaaaaatgaaataaataaaaattttggaaaattaattttttttattggatcagatcgaatttcaaatttgattttaaagatCAATTCAATCTAATCTAAACGAACTTATACCCATTtatgcaaaatatatttaattaaagatatgtttttaactaattatttgagttaagatgcctaattttattattattattagttaaataatgacatatcaataaaatatttgatattttaaattattttcattatatttattatgtattttatcttttatttaatattttaaaaataataatttaagattaaaacaaaaaatcaatccaATCTAAATCGCTTTAAATTGGAttggataagataaaattaaaattttaaaaccaacCTATATAtgcatgataaattaaaaaatcaacttaattAAAGAATACCCCTATAAAACATACTACATGATCCCCCGGTCtggatatatataaaaaacaactaATTAAAGAATATTTCATAGAATATGTTTGATAAGTATTTTTACctagtttttaatttctttttacaatATGAAAAGTTAGCTTTACtattgtttgataaaaaaaacttattttataatgtatatGGCTACATGCTTTTATCCACAATATTCGATCCAGATTTTAGTGCAAAGACACTTAGCATGAATAGAAGGGATGTAGGTTAAATAAGATATATATCTGAGTGTTATAAATTCTATGATATTgtatttaattgttataaaaaaaaatagacacttAGCATGAACTAGCAAAAATTAAGAATTGACAtgcatcttttaatttttttttactagttaaattgttgttttataaattactttaatattCACGTGCTTTTTCAACTATTATATCTTTTTTGCTTTACtaaatgtaatattattatgaattttcatTCAAAACTATTTAGAATATGACATagtgatatttttgtaattaggaaaatgaaaatagtttttttcagACTGaacttctaagacggttatatgAAATCGTCTTAGGATGTGTGTCGGTggaaatatttatgtattgaaAATGAACATGGTTTTACTTATAAAAGCATTGCCTTTTTTATCCCGACCTCCTCCCGCGCGCCTGGTACACCCTAGCTTTAAGCTTCTGAACCATTGCTGCCTAGTTCTCTCGCGGTCTCACTCAATCACTCTCCTGCCTCCCTAGTCACACTACTCGGTGTGTCGTGTGCGTATCGTCATATAGGTAATTGATCTATTACATTTTCGTCTATTACTTTCAGCTTAGTACAGTTGTCGTTGTGACTCCTTGACCCATGTTTCAATGTAATGTTGACATTATTGACGTCTATCCTTAGCATTATGTATAGACTGAGGCTCAAGCAAAACATACACTGAACCATGACCTCTGCTTCTACCGCAACCATCCATAAACCTATTTCGAACACAAGCAAATCAATATTGTTTAGCTATTACATTGAAACAATATTCATTATGAGGTAATCTTAAAAATGAAACCTTGTAATTCAatttacttacatcatccaCAGTTGTAGTATATATATGTTCAAACACTTGTCACCTGATATTATTTCAGCCACATCTACATGTGTGATGAAAAAGCTTGCTTGTACATTTGGAAGCCCGAATTTCGTCCCATCCCATGGCAGTTGAATTGGTTTCTGGTACATGTCATACAATATCTTCATCAATTCTCCCAATGGATCCTCTACAGCACCTGTATTGCACCTTTCAACACTTCCCACCGACTTTGGCACATTAGGGTGTGAATCCTATATGGttaatgaaaataacaattacATTTATGTTATGAAGCAGGTATTAACAATGTCAacttcaacaaaaacaagcagagggaaaatcaatttatttacatTAGAGATAGGTTTCACAAGATGTGTCGATCATCCAATGAATGTGTTAACGGCCTCCCTGGCATATTGAATCTCTGACATTGGAAATGGTACTCGCGCGTCACCGTCGTAAAAAGTTACAACACTAACCCTCACCACATCATCTGTGTAAGGGACATTGTGTATCGCAACGGTAGTATCAAATACCTTTCCCAAGGCCACTAGCCGTGTACACTCCTCACCAACTATGTACAAGCCCATAGTTGTGACATCAGCAGCAGAAGGCTCCTCAGCTACAACATTGGCAAGTTAGTGTGTGTTCATGAAACTACTACTGCATCATAATAATCATATAGTGACTTGTGTTGGGTGGTGCCATAGGTCATGTGGTAATTGGTGTTGCACTATTTAAATTCACATAAGTATGATAAGGCACATATTTATTGAGCATGTAAAAGGCTATATAGCATATGCTACACTGATGAATGGGATTTGGCACTTTAGCCCTGCTTTTCACCAAACAACCTAAAAGGCTGATTACTAGTAATATAAATAAGGGAAAATTGTTTGTTCTTGTAGCCTGACGGGAGTCCATTCAAGTTAGGATTCAACGTTCAATGTATTCTAAGACCTGTAGCTTTTCACCCCAATGTACATGGACCAGCCCAATTGGGCAGCACCTAAAAATCAAGTCTTGCAATGCAACTCAGTCAAGGACCACAAGTATGGAACACTCATCAGTCACCACCAATACCACTGCTACCATAATCTACAAGTTACTACAATTAATTATTGCCTTCTAAGAAGGGTTTAGAAGTTACCTTCAAAACACTTTTCAACATAGAATATAGGGTGTTGCCGTaccacataaaaataaataaaaaaggttcATCCAGCAGATCAAAACCAACCaattgaaacaaataaacaCATCATCAGTGACATTCTTAGAATGTGTGAcgtaaaaaataagttttattccCGTAATTACAAAATTGACACCGTtttatattctaagacggttctgcaaaatcgtcttaaaatgcACGTCGTAGATAAGtgcttttctagtagtgtaaaaagattataatttttttttatcccactaaataaaatttttgtatCCCTCAATGACATATTTTTGTTCCTCGAAAGATTAAAAAGatggagagaaagaagaagaaactaaTGCAACTCTTGAAACTTCATGGGGGATTAATTATGAGCCATCACAAGCATATTGCATATGTTTTATTGTGTTCTTCACCAGCTTCACTGTCCACACCATATATCTCAGCTCAAACATAAGGAAATCAATCAAGCTAGCGCTCATCtcattctaaataataataGGTGGCAAATCGTTTCGTGTATATATTTGTTGGAAATAATTCAAGTCTCACATCGGGTAAAAGGAACCTCActttagaatatataagtgaggggcaaccctcaccccttgagctagcttttgggttgagttaggcctctcacattattcattctaagatggtatcagaGTTAGTTCTGATCCTGGGATCACGCTTCTGCTAATCCTGGGATCATGTTTCCGCTAatccttgctttgtggtgacAAACACCCACCATTTGTTGTTCACGCCCCGAGCCCAGGAAGTGCTTGGCGTGAGGGGGTGTGTTGGAAATAATCAAAGTCCTTCTGGAGTTGAGTTAAACCTATCACATTATTCATTCTAAGAATATTGCCTGCCATTAAAATTGAATGGTGAGtgctttttcatttgttaattttattagcgGGCCTTggttatatttaaaagtattatttcttttagatttttttgagaaattattttaaattgttaatacAATAACATTAGTTGGaactttaatttgttaatggaCAAAGCAATACAAGATACAAGTTATTACACTGTTATAAATAATgctaacaattttaataattgttacttcagaaaaatattcaaaatttaaattaataaaatcttacttaaaataaaaaaatataaataaattaaatcatcaaattttattactcaatattttttgttaattttttttactataataaaACTATATCATATTACTCTTATtagattatataatataataaataattaaaataattaataaaaaatatcatataattctttaatttttaaaaccttatataaatactttttaacaatatttatgatcaaacaaataattctttttcatatccaaaaatcatattttttttaatatgaaaaaatttctTTCATACCAAAATTCTCctttgtgcattttttttctctcttattaaACTGTAATGTACAAGGAATCaggattataattttaaaagtttatttttataacaataaatacATTGATTATTCACTATATATATccctcatttaaaaaaaaaaaaattctttttttattcgtCCATTTTCTCCTAAAAGgaagtatataatttttaaatgcaaatataattattatatatatttaaaacccACTCTCAAGTACACAAAAAATCTTTCATTTAAGATTGTGAATTCAAGCGCGCGCGtcactcacattttttttcacgaTAGTCATGGGCTCATGGCAAATCTTCGGCATGATTAGGTGAATCTTTCAAGCCGATGCAATCAATAAAAAACCATATGTCATAGTATTACTTTATTTAAATGCAGccaaaaaaagtattatttctTTAAAGAGCATCTATGTCGGGACTTTATTTAAATGCATCTTTAAAGAGCATCTACGTCgtctattatttaaatataattcatctcatattatatatttaatatgtatatatatattaaaaaataaaattcaacttttTCTAGAAATTATGGTGATTATATTACTTTTACGTTGTAGTATGCGCACGAATTTGTACCAAATAGTGCTTTCCAAAGGGTGATATAAATTTCAAAcatctcttatatttttttttctcttttttcatatCATCCTTTAttatcaatcaaataaattatttatttctttttttttttttatctcacttAAAGTGTCTACACCTACCTGGTACAAGGATGttcaagaattatttttctttttgaaatttaaatgacccATGCTAATTCtaataaagaaactaaaaaaatagttaatgtcATGGGCAATAGAAAACTCCCATGTTCTACTCGtgcacaattttttaattttcccaGATTAATTTGATACTTCACtgtcaagaaaataataatagggATATGTGCGCGCCAGGCGTGCATTGCACTAGAGATTAAAATAACTGTAGTGGAATTAATGAGTGCCACATTTTAGCAGCAACATCTATAAATGAAGGTTTAAAGCTTCAAGGTTATTATACATGCACAGCTAGAGTTAAGAGAGGAGATGGGAGAAATAGAAAGAGAGGAGATGTCGTCGACAAGGtgggagaaggaggaggaagaagaagaagaagaggccCAAATGGATATCTGGAAGTACATATTTGGGTTTGTGGAACTGGCAGTGATAAAATGTGCGATTGAGCTTGGCATAGCTGAAGCCATAGAGAAGCATGGAAGTCCCATGACACTATCGGAGATATCATCAAGTTTAGGGTGTGATACTTCACATCTGAAGCGCATCATGAGGTTCCTGGTGCAAAGAAAGATATTCAAAGGCGACGGGTGCAGCAGGGGCTATTCTCAATCAGCTCTGTCTCGTCGATTGATGAGAAACGGCGAACACAGCAtggctagttttctcttgctgGAGAGTAGTCCTGTAATGCTGGCACCTTGGCACAGTCTGAGTGCTCGCGTCATGGCCAATGGCAACCCCTCATTTGCAAAGGCTCACGGTGAAGACGTGTGGCGCTATGCTGCCGCAAATCTCGATCACAGCAACCTCATCAACGAAGCAATGGCATGTGATGCTAAGCTTGTTATGCCTATCATCATTCAAAGTTGCAGCGAGGCATTTCATGGCCTCAAGTCCTTGGTGGATGTCGGTGGGGGCAACGGCACCGCCATGCGCATCCTGGCTAAGGCTTGCCCTTCCATTCGACCCATCAATTTTGATCTTCCTCATGTCATTGCCCTCTGCGATGGCGATGGCGATGGCGTCCAACACGTGTCAGGCGACATGTTTCTAAGTGTTCCTAAAGCTGATGCTGCTTTTCTTATGGTACgtacagtatatatatatatatataaactcatttgtgcactttaaataaaatcaatttgattttgcTTGCATGCAGTGGGTTTTGCACGATTGGTCAGACGAAGAGTGCATCCAAATCTTAAAGAAGTGTAGGGAAGCCATATCAAATTCAAAGGAAAACGGAAGGGTTATTATTGTGGAGGCGGTGAttgaaggagaaggagaaggagaaggagggAAGCATGACGGATTGAAGGATGTGGGATTGATGCTGGACATGGTAATGATGGCGCACACTAACTTCGGCAAAGAGCGCACACTCAAAGAGTGGGAATATGTCATCAAAATGGCAGGATTTAGCTCATACACTGTCAAACCCATTCATGCTGTGCAGTCCGTCATTATGGCTTTCTACTAAAATATATCCACCAAAAATTACCCTTGCAAGTTTGCCACTAAAatgcattaaataatttaataaaaaataaaacatattgtgTGATCCATCTTGCACGTGTAAAACAGTGTATGTTAATTTGTTGTAACAATATGAAAGCATTTCATTTTCTGTATGTTTGTTCGAGAGGAGAATAAAACGTATCTTTAAATCATACACTActgtattttctttcttctctgcACCCACCACGGCAGCATTGATTTTACGTGAAAATTTTtgtacaattattttaaaatctcttTTTGAATCAATCACATTGACACTAATATTTTTCTGCAAtctattatctttttattgaaacttgccaaattattatagaaaaaatatttatctatattaatagttaaatcacattaaaaaaatgataattcatGACTCAACACAATATGCGATACTAGTTCAGATCTCATGTAAACGAAACAAGCAACTATCAACAAAATAATAGGTTGAAGTTAAAATATGTCATTAGCTATTGtaaatataatacaatttttcttttttttttcttttcatttttctaattaatcttcataaatatataaaagttcaaaaaatgcgacacgattaaatataaaaactaaaattaacatcaaaattttaaataaagattaaatgAAACTAAACTTATATGATCAGTCAAAAACATACTTTACCAATAAATTGATAAACATCATTGGTGCTAGCCAGAGCACCTGCTGGATCTTTTCAATTGTTCATTTTCTTTAAGGACCCAACTACCCAAGTTAGTAGTTAGTGATGACGACTTTAAATAACAAAGTAATATTTGAAAGACAAACTAAAGCAATGATTCTTcctttaaaagaaatttaaatacaaCATTGTGATGTTGGTTGGAACTTTAATTTGACGGCAGACAAGTAACACTTAGattgattataaaatttaaagccAGTCTTAGTGCGAACTAGCGATCACAATGGATAAGATTTTATAATATTCATTCTCATGcctacattaaaaataaaatatttatatttgaccTCATATCCACTGACATTAAAAGAATCAACACATATAGATTATGTTTGAAAAAACTACTagtatttaaaagttaaaaaattaatttattaaattataaatgttgaatgaaagtaatttattttgattagacCTCACTCAAATAGATCTTATAATAATTTAGGGGTAAaagataacaataaaataaacttatttttcttataattatataggactgaaaaaatattacattttgttttttatatataagatcaTATGTagtattaaaaacattaattcatCCAAGATtaagtcataaataaataatattataaatataatcatccaatatttataaagataaataattaaataaatataaatttatattactaATTTGAAATATCAAACAACACACAAAATATCAGTTCAcactttaaaattaatcttaaaagaACTTGTgaataaattcataaatttatatataaaattaaataataatttaatatttttaaatagaatgtaaaacaaatttaattaatataaaatatgttgaattaagatttactATTGCTACTGTTGgtcttaaaattagaaaaatataattatttttcttataagcaaatatatgtataatataattatttacttaagaaaaatattttaattacattaatatttaatatatatgatatacatGTGTGGGACCATATGGATATTATAGTATTCATacttacatttattttaacaaaaaattagatataaataTCCGGTCTCATCCCCAATCccaataaatgaataattatcttatttttacaGAGATAATGATATAGGtgatgtgttttttttgttattcccAGTTCGCACCATGTTAATTTGCAAATTATTTGTCTTTTTCCTATCAATTCAACCTCCATGTGTTTCTCTAATTCTCTTAACTAATTCGCTTTTATTAATTAAGGACGAAGGACGATAACTATACCCTCgaacattaatattttataaaaaaatactatatatatatagtataaagCTTTATGGATTTATTATACTAACAATATGATAAATCAACCAATTCTAATACTTGATtatgttcttttaaattaagatatcgTATAAAAGATTGTTGGGAGACCTATCTctctattataatttatgaacgtccttttcttttttaatcagcaaaatgaaaatatatttgtcGGTAGGGCACAAAGGTATCCAAACCTATGCACATCACCTAGAATCCCTCATGTAAGTCATTGTTACAAgatatttatatgaaaatataaataaaataaatttaaatatatttttaattccagATATACTtatttttgacatttaatccttaataaatttttgtttcatgaCAAGTCCctaatttaaaatcttatttgatACCTCTATCATTAGTTAGaatctattattatttatgtgaTCACTAATCGACCACACATATATGTGATATGTGGTGTCACCTGTAATCTTTATTTGACTAGGATTACACGTGTGTGCCACGTCTACTAACTCACTTGAACCCCCAAAATCCCTAAACCAGGTAGGGTGATTAGGGACAAAAACCCATAACTCAAATATTGCCATATTAAAAAAGTCAAATTCTGTTTTTATATGCGAACTACAAGGtctcaaataaatttatcacttAAATAATATCACttactaaattaaaatataaccatTTTTACAATGAACTTGAAGTTGAACAGAATACCAGAGAATGGGTTCACTATTTTAAACCGCTGGAATAACTAAAATTtgctataaaaaaagaaaatagaaagagCTGAAATTTGCTTTGACAGTTAgcaccaaaagaaaaaattgacttTTGACTGTATGGCATCGCATTGTACATTCAACACCTCATCACATGTCGAAAAAATGGTATACAGGTAATTTTTACACTCACCCGCAATGATTTATCTCCCTTCCTCTCAAATTTAGTAAACCGTTATATATACCTCGAATAAAAATACGTATAAAGTAGACGTTCCAGTCAAATTTTTTCGTAGAATAAAATGTATGCCTCACAGCGAAGAACTTCATCAAGGGAAACTTCACGCACATATGCATCACTTGCCTGATACCATGTGGAACCCTCATTCTCTTTATCACCACCCTTCCCACTGTTCCTCTGGCCCCCTCTCACATACGCAACATAGTGACCCCCTCTCATAGTTCCGGAGTGCTCCACTAAGCCAACCAAGTGGTATTCATACTTCTCTTCATTTATGCACCTGCTTGGATATAATTGGGAGTGAATTACATGCCAGTATATCAATGAAGtactaaagaaaagaaaagaaaaactaaacatCTACAATCAAGACTGCATTTACGAATCCAAACTGTTTGCAATTGCAATGAAGTGAAATTATGTCCAAAATATTTCTtgtgagaaattaaaaagacaatCCTTAACACTTGAAAAAATAAGAAGCTAAATTGAATATAATagggaaaatataaaatgaaataaaagcaaGCATGCAGAAGCATCTATAAAACACCAACCTCCGACATAGACACAGctaatgtttaaaatataagaCACTAGgactatgtatatatatatatatatacacgacaaaaatctaaattgagAATTACGATTTATATATTTACCTTCTAAAAACAGTTTTAAAgctttataattttcatatgaAAATGACCATCACAAAATTAATACTCTCCtttacaattttgattttgttccaaGTAATAGTATTTTTAAGCTTTTTAAGCTATTTTTTCCAACAATACCCATAAATATGATTATGAAGATAAATTAGTACTTGGATTAAAAAGAGACATCA encodes:
- the LOC100776690 gene encoding phytoene synthase 2, chloroplastic; amino-acid sequence: MCRNICAEYAKTFYLVWCRRMDGLVDDPNAVYMSSAILDRWEDRLHDIFNGQPYDMLDAALTDIVSKFPLDIQPFRDMIQNMRMDTRKAQYNNFQELYLYCYYVAGTVGLMTVPIMGIAQESVIPIQSVYDVALYLGVGNQLTNILRDVGEDALRDRVYLPQDELAQFELCDKDVFSRKVSEKWRNFMKYQISRTRFYFNRAEEGVSQLQKASRWPVWSSLILYRKILDAIEDNDYDNLTKRACVGCAKKFLTLPLTYTRSLSNPKMKLGPSLTRPI
- the LOC100782951 gene encoding (RS)-norcoclaurine 6-O-methyltransferase-like → MGEIEREEMSSTRWEKEEEEEEEEAQMDIWKYIFGFVELAVIKCAIELGIAEAIEKHGSPMTLSEISSSLGCDTSHLKRIMRFLVQRKIFKGDGCSRGYSQSALSRRLMRNGEHSMASFLLLESSPVMLAPWHSLSARVMANGNPSFAKAHGEDVWRYAAANLDHSNLINEAMACDAKLVMPIIIQSCSEAFHGLKSLVDVGGGNGTAMRILAKACPSIRPINFDLPHVIALCDGDGDGVQHVSGDMFLSVPKADAAFLMWVLHDWSDEECIQILKKCREAISNSKENGRVIIVEAVIEGEGEGEGGKHDGLKDVGLMLDMVMMAHTNFGKERTLKEWEYVIKMAGFSSYTVKPIHAVQSVIMAFY